GAACTTGGTTTAAAGGCAAAGTCTTTCATGGATAAAGGCGAACTTGTTCCTGATGAAGTGACAATTGGCATTGTCCGTGAGAGATTAAGCAAGGATGACTGTCAAAAAGGATTCCTTTTAGACGGATTTCCAAGAACAGTTGCCCAGGCTGAAGCGCTTGATGCCATGCTGGCCGGCATGGACAAAAAAATTGATTATGTTATTCATGTTGATGTAGATCAAGAAATATTAATGGAACGTCTGACTGGACGCCGTATTTGTAAAAGCTGCGGCGCGACGTATCATCTTGTCTTTAATCCTCCTACTGTCGACGGTGTTTGCGACCGTTGTGGAGGCGAGCTGTATCAGCGTGCAGATGATAACAGTGAGACAGTCCAAAATCGTTTGGAAGTAAATAAGAAACAAACAAAGCCTTTATTAGATTTTTATGAATCAAAAGGGTATTTGCGCAATATCAATGGTCAGCAAGACATCGAAAAAGTGTTTGCTGATATTGATGAATTGCTTGGGGGCTTACATGAATGATCGCTTCAAAAACCCCTCGCGAAATTGAAATTATGAGGGAAGCCTGCCGGATTGTAGCCCTTACCCATCAGGAGCTAAAAAAGCATATTTCACCTGGTATTACGACAAAGGAACTGGATGCGATTGCGGAACAGTTTATCCTAAAATTTGAAGCAATCCCTTCTTTTAAAGGTTATAATGGTTTCCCTGGAAGCATCTGTGCCTCAGTCAACAATGAACTTGTCCATGGGATTCCTGGTGACCGTGTTTTAAAAGAGGGCGATATTATTACTATTGACATAGGTGCTAAATATAACGGTTATCATGGCGACTCGGCTTGGACATATCCTGTAGGAAAAATAGATGAAGAAACAAAGCGCCTTTTAGATGTAACGAAAGAATCTCTATACAGAGGGCTGAAGGAAGCAAAACCGGGCGTGCGCCTATCGAACGTCTCCCATGCGATTCAAACGTATGTGGAATCAAACGGCTTTTCCATTGTACGCGAGTATGCCGGACACGGAGTAGGGCAAGAATTACATGAAGACCCGCAAATTCCTCATTACGGTCCACCCAACAAAGGTCCGCGTCTAAAGACTGGAATGGTATTAGCGATTGAACCAATGGTAAATGCGGGAAGCCGATATGTTAAAACGTTAGCTGATGATTGGACAGTCGTGACAGTTGACGGAAAAATGTGTGCTCATTTTGAGCATACGGTAGCAATCACTGAAACAGGGTGCGAAATTTTAACGATAGCCTAAGTGCAGGTGATTTTCGTTGATCGATTATGATTCTGGTCCGCAAGTTGGGCAGATTGTTCGAATTACCAGCGGACGGGATGCCGGTCAATATGCTATAATAATAAGGTTGGGTGAAGAACCATTTGTATATCTTGCAGACGGAGAAAAACGAAAGTTTGACCGTCCCAAGAAAAAGAATATTCAACATCTTCAACTGATTCAACGCATATCTCCGGAAGTTCAAAGCAGTATCAGGGAAACAGGTCGTGTAACAAACGGAAAGCTTCGCTTTGCACTAGCAAAGTATAAAAATGAATCCAAACTTGAGCGTATGAAGGGAGATGAGTTCGATGGCAAAAGATGATGTTATTGAAGTGGAAGGCACAGTCGTTGAAACTTTGCCAAATGCCATGTTTAAGGTAGAATTAGAAAATGGTCATACTGTATTGGCTCATGTATCCGGTAAAATTCGCATGCACTTTATTCGGATTTTACCAGGAGATAAAGTAACCGTTGAGCTTTCACCATATGACTTGACACGCGGAAGAATTACGTACCGCTTTAAATAATTCCAAATGCACTCCGTACTATTAAGGAGGTTAGAATAATGAAAGTCAGACCATCAGTTAAGCCGATCTGCGAAAAATGTAAAGTGATCCGCAGACGGGGTAAAGTAATGGTTATCTGCGAAAATCCAAAACATAAACAAAAACAAGGTTAATTTCGAAGGAGGTGTGCACTAAATGGCACGTATTGCTGGTGTAGATATTCCACGTGAGAAACGAGTAGTAATTTCATTGACTTATATCTATGGTATCGGTAAAGCTACAGCTCAAAAGGTTTTAGCGGAAGCAGGTGTTTCTGAAGACACTCGCGTTCGTGATTTAACAGAAGATGAATTAAACAAAATCCGTGATATCGTTGATAAATTAAAGGTTGAAGGTGACCTTCGACGTGAAGTATCCCTTAACATTAAGCGTTTAATGGAAATCGGATGCTATCGCGGTTTGCGTCATCGCCGTGGTTTACCTGTTCGCGGACAAAATACGAAAAACAATGCGCGTACACGCAAAGGTCCTCGTAAGACTGTTGCGAACAAGAAAAAATAATCGGTAAAGGAGGTATATCTAAATGGCTCGTAAAACTAATACACGCAAACGCCGTGTGAAAAAGAATATTGAAAATGGTATTGCTCACATTCGTTCTACTTTCAATAATACGATCGTAACGATCACAGACGTTCATGGTAACGCGATTGCTTGGTCAAGTGCAGGTGCGCTTGGTTTTAAAGGTTCTCGTAAATCAACTCCATTTGCGGCTCAAATGGCAGCTGAAACCGCAGCGAAATCGTCAATGGAACACGGTATGAAATCTCTTGAAGTAACAGTAAAAGGACCTGGTGCAGGACGTGAAGCTGCTATCCGTGCTCTGCAAGCTGCTGGACTTGAAGTCACAGCAATTAAAGACGTAACTCCAGTTCCGCATAACGGATGTCGCCCGCCAAAACGTCGCCGTGTTTAATATTTCTGTATAGATTTTGTATCCTTGTCTATAATGGGATATGATAGAATTTTTTTACGTCCGTACAGAATTATTAAACCAGTTGTTGTGCACAAACGGGAACGTATACATGGGGAATTTCGGTATGTATACCATACCGGGTTTCGACGTTTTGAAGGAGGGTATATTTGATGATCGAAATAGAAAAACCAAAAATTGAAACGGTTGAGATCAACGATGATGCCAAGTACGGGAAGTTCGTTGTAGAACCACTTGAGCGTGGATATGGTACAACTTTGGGTAACTCCTTACGTCGTATCCTATTATCCTCACTCCCAGGTGCCGCTGTCACATCGATTCAAATCGATGGGGTGCTTCATGAGTTTTCAACAATTGAAGGCGTTGTAGAGGATGTTACATCTATTATTTTAAACATTAAGAAATTAGCACTGAAAATCTACTCTGATGAAGAAAAGATGCTTGAAATTGATGCGCAGGGAGAAGGAGTAGTAACTGCAGCTGATATTACACATGACAGTGATGTTGAAATCTTAAATCCGGATCTTCACATCGCGACTCTTGCAAAAAACGGTCATCTGCGCATGCGTTTAACTGCAAAACGCGGACGCGGCTATACACCTGCTGAACTGAACAAGAGAGAAGATCAGCCAATTGGTGTGATTCCAATTGACTCCATCTACACTCCGGTTTCACGTGTTCAGTATCAGGTAGAAAATACTCGTGTTGGCCAAATGACAAACTATGACAAGCTTACGCTGGATGTTTGGACAGATGGCAGCACTGGGCCGCAGGAAGCAATTGCTCTAGGGGCCAAAATATTAACAGAGCATCTGAATATCTTCGTCGGATTAACGGATGAAGCCCAAAATGCAGAAATTATGGTTGAGAAAGAAGAAGACCAAAAAGAAAAAGTTCTTGAAATGACAATTGAAGAACTTGATCTTTCGGTTCGTTCATATAACTGCCTAAAACGTGCCGGAATCAATACCGTTCAAGAATTAGCGAATAAAACGGAAGAAGATATGATGAAAGTACGTAATTTAGGACGTAAATCTCTTGAAGAGGTAAAACACAAACTTGAAGAGCTTGGATTAGGCTTGCGTAAAGATGACTAGTTAGCAATTGCTTAACTAGGCATTTTGCTGTCAGTTCGGCTTACAATCATGACTTCAACAAAGGAGGGAAACTTTCATGGCTTACAGAAAGTTAGGACGTACTAGTGCTCAGCGTAAAGCTATGCTGCGTGACTTAGCAACAGATTTAATTATCAATGAGCGTATCGAAACAACTGAAACTCGTGCGAAAGAACTTCGTTCAGTTGTAGAAAAAATGATCACTCTAGGAAAGCGCGGCGATTTGCATGCTCGTCGTCAAGCTGCTGCATTTATCCGCAACGAAGTAGCGAATACTGAAACAGAGCAAGATGCACTTCAAAAATTGTTTACTGATATCGCTCCTCGTTACGAAGAACGCCAAGGCGGCTACACTCGTATTATGAAACTTGGTCCTCGCCGCGGTGACGGTGCACCAATGGTTATTATCGAATTAGTTTAATAATATTTTTCAAACAACAAGGGCGGCGGACAGTTTATATCGAAACTTGTTCTATGCCCTTGTTGTATATCGGATAAAATAGCAATTGGAGTTTTCATTCTTCGTGCTGCTATTCAGAAGCAAAGCCAATATCGAGCGTTATGATGAGCATCTTTTCGGTGACTCGTCTAGCTCATGCGCCTCTTCCCATTCCTTGCAGGAATTTCGATTTTTTGTGAATTGCAAATTTCGCCCGGGAATGAGGTGCAGGCTTTTTTTTATATATGGAACTTTTGATACAGTTTAGAAGAGTATAGTATAGCAAGCTGAGTTATTGGGGGGACCGCCATGGAAGAAGCGCTTGTTGTTCTCGATCATGTTTCTTTTCAATATGAAGGACAAGAAGGATTTGCATTAAATGATGTCTCTTTTGAAATCCGCGAAGGAGAATGGGTTGCCATTGTCGGCCATAACGGGTCAGGCAAGTCTACTTTGGCAAAGCTATTAAACGGGCTGCAATTTCCCATGAAAGGGAAAATTAAAGTCTGCGGCATCGAAAGTACTGAAGAGTCCGTCTGGGAAATAAGAAAAAAGATCGGAATGGTCTTTCAAAACCCTGATAATCAATTTGTAGGCACAACTGTCCAGGATGATGTGGCTTTTGGTTTAGAAAATAACGGCATTCCCCGTGAGGTAATGGTCCAGCGTGTGAAAGAAGCGTTAGAGAAAGTTAAAATGGATCAATTTCTTGATCAAGAGCCGCACCATCTGTCAGGGGGACAGAAGCAAAGAGTGGCGATTGCGGGCATTCTTGCTTTAAGGCCTGAAATTATTATATTGGATGAAGCAACTTCAATGCTTGATCCTAGAGGAAGAGAAGAAGTTTTACAAACGATAAGAGATTTAAAAGATTCGGAGCGGTTAACCGTCATCTCGATTACCCATGATTTAGAAGAAGCAGCCAAGGCTGATCGGATTCTTGTGATGAACAAGGGTCAACTATATCGTGAAGGTACTCCGGAACAAATTTTTCAAATGGATGAAGAATTAATAGAACTTGGGCTGGATATCCCATTTCCGGTCAAATTGAGCAAGGCACTGAGGAAAAGAGGACTGCCTGTTCCTAAATATTTCTTATCGGAAGAAGAGTTGGTGAAAGAATTATGGACATCTCACTGCAACAAGTAGAATACCGGTATCAGGCTGATACTCCTTTTGAACGCCTTGCAATTCAGGATGTTTCGATTGATATTCCATCCGGAACGTATTTGGCGATTATCGGGCACACCGGTTCTGGAAAATCAACAGTCCTTCAACATTTGAATGCATTATTAAAGCCAACCGGCGGAAAAGTTATCATCGGCGACCAGGAAATTACAGCGAATAAAAAAGAAAAAAGACTGCGGAACATTCGGCAAAAGGTTGGTATTGTATTTCAATTTCCGGAACATCAGCTGTTTGAAGAAACGGTAGAAAAAGATATTTGTTTCGGGCCAATGAATTTCGGCGTTTCAGAAGAAGAGGCAAAAAAACGTGCCCGGCAAGCGATCAAGCAAGTTGGACTGCCTGAAAATATTCTGGGAAAATCGCCGTTTGATTTATCCGGCGGTCAAATGAGAAGGGTAGCTATTGCGGGAGTACTGGCAATGGAACCTGAAGTAATCGTTCTCGACGAACCGACTGCAGGTCTTGATCCAAGAGGCCGCAAAGAAATTATGGAGATGTTCTATCGTCTACACAGGGAAAGAAATTTGACAACTGTTTTAGTTACCCACAGTATGGAAGATGCCGCACGGTATGCAGATCAAATTGTTGTTATGCATAAGGGGAAAGTATTCAAAAAAGGTTCGCCTGAAGAGATCTTTGCTTCTCCCGAGGGGTTGATCAAGCTTGGCTTGGATGTTCCTGAAATTATCCGTTTTCAATTAAAAATTGAACAGACTTTTCAAACGAAATTAGGAAAAACGTTTCTTTCCATGGAAGAGCTGACAGAAGCGATCGCTCGCCTTTTGAAAAGGGGGAACCCGGTATGATGGAAAAAATGATCTTTGGCAGATATGTTCCAGCCGATTCCGTTATTCACCGTTTGGACCCCCGTTCTAAGCTTCTGATCGTCTTTTTGTTTGTGTGCATAGTGTTCCTTGCCAACAATAGTATCACTTATGGGATTCTTGCTGTATACACGTTCATTATGATGAGATTGTCCAAAATTCCGTTTCGCTTTCTCTACGGAGGCTTAAAACCGGTTTTATGGCTTGTCGTTTTTACAATGCTGCTTCATTTTTTCTTAACAAAAGAAGGACAGCTGCTGTTTGAATTGGGGCCGTTAAATATCTATGAAGAAGGGCTCCGAAAGGGGATTTTTATCTCACTGAGGTTTTTCCTTCTAATACTAGTAACGTCTTTGCTGACATTAACAACAACCCCGATAGAGATTACAGACGGTCTTGAAACGCTTTTAAAGCCGCTCGACAAAGTAAAGTTTCCGGTACATGAATTGGCTCTTATGATGTCCATTTCGCTTCGTTTTATTCCAACCTTGATGCAGGAAACCGATAAAATTATGAAAGCCCAGACTGCCAGAGGCGTTGAATTTACAAGCGGACCTGTAAAAGATCGGATTAAAGCAATTATTCCGTTGTTAATTCCTTTATTTGTCAGCTCCTTTAAAAGAGCGGAAGAGCTTGCTATTGCGATGGAAGCCAGGGGATACCGCGGCGGGGAAGGAAGAACGAAATTTCGTCAGTTACATTGGAAAACGGTCGATACCGTCATGCTCGTTCTATTAGGATTTATCACTATTTTATTAATCTTGTTTAGAACATAAGTGGAGTTGTGAAATGCAAAGATACAAATGTACGATTTCCTACGATGGCTCTCAATTTTCAGGATATCAGATTCAGCCGGGCAAGCGGACAATCCAGGGAGAAATTGAAGCTGCTCTGTCAAAACTTCATAAAGGCGAACGCATAAAGGTCAGTGCTTCCGGACGCACCGATGCCGGGGTCCATGCGAAAGGACAAGTGATTCACTTTGATTCCGCATTAGCGATACCCACAGCGAAATGGGAAATAGCTTTAAATTCAATCTTGCCTGATGATATTGCTGTCATCCGTGTTGAAAAAGCGGCTCCCGGATTTCATGCACGTTTTGACGCGTTGGGAAAAGAGTACCGCTATTTAGTTCATTTATCACCGAAACGCGATCCGTTTAAGCGGCATTATGCTTACCAGTTTCCTTATCCGCTTGATTATGTTGCGATGAAAGAAGCGCTCAAATACTTAATAGGTACACATGATTTTACAAGCTTCTGTTCTGCTAAAACAGAAATTGAGGATAAGGTTCGTACAATCGAAGAAATTGAATTTTTTCAAGAGGGAGACCTTCTCGTATTCCGGTTTATCGGAAACGGATTTCTTTATAACATGGTGCGCATTCTCACAGGAACATTGCTTGAAGTGGGGAGCGGCAGCCGAAGTCCGTATTCGATTCCGGAAATTCTTGAAAAAAAAGACCGGAAGTTTGCAGGAAAAACGGCGCCGGCACATGGTTTATATTTGTGGAAGGTTTTTTATTAACAAATATTATTTTTTTATTTTTTCTATGACAACGAATCCTCGTGTTGACAACAAGGGCACTAAAGAGATATTATATCATATGGTATGATTTTTTAACCCCACGATAAGCCCCGGAAACTTATTCGTGATTGAAATATATGAAAACCAATATTGAAATGGATTTTTAACTTAGGAGGGTAAATCAATGCGTACAACGTTTATGGCTAATGCTAATACTATCGAACGCAAATGGTACGTGGTTGATGCTGCAGGACAAACTTTAGGTCGTCTTGCAAGTGAAGTAGCATCAATCCTACGCGGTAAACATAAACCGACATACACACCACATGTGGACACTGGTGATCATGTTATTATCATCAATGCTTCTAAAATTGAACTAACTGGTAATAAGCTGAATGACAAAATTTACTATCGTCATAGCCAATATCCAGGAGGATTAAAATCAAGAACAGCGCTTGAAATGCGTACAAATTATCCAGAAAAAATGTTAGAGCTTGCAATTAAAGGCATGCTTCCTAAGAATTCTCTTGGCCGCCAAATGTTCAAAAAATTACACGTATACGCTGGTAGCGAGCATCCGCACCAAGCACAAAAACCTGAAGTTTACGAACTTCGTGGATAATCAAAAGGGAGGTTATTAACTTGGCACAGGTTCAATATATGGGTACTGGTCGTCGTAAGAGCTCCGTTGCACGTGTTCGTTTAGTTCCAGGCGACGGCAAAATCATCATTAATGGTCGTGACATTGAAAACTACATTCCGTTTGCAGCATTACGTGAAGTTGTGAAACAACCGCTAGTAGCTACAGAAACTCTTGGCAGCTACGACGTTCTTGTAAACGTAAAGGGCGGCGGTTACACTGGTCAAGCAGGAGCAATCCGCCATGGTATTGCCCGCGCATTACTTCAAGTAGATCCAGAATACCGTCCAACATTAAAACGCGCAGGTTTATTAACTCGCGATGCAAGAATGAAAGAGCGTAAGAAATACGGTCTTAAAGGCGCTCGCCGTGCTCCTCAGTTCTCAAAACGTTAATTGTACGGAACACACTGCTCCAGCCATTGGCTGGAGCTTTTTTTTTATTCCTTAATCTCCCGCATTCTTCATTTTTTTAGGTTCTCCGTCAAATGTTGGGGTGATGACTTTGTGTCCTCACCCTTATCCAATGTGAACCCCAATTCCTTTATACTGATGTGATAATAAAATTTTAGCCCTGAAGCGTTCAAAACTTCTGAAGCCAAAGGCATTCCGTTTTTGTACTTTGGTCAAATTATTGATCCCTTCCAAAAATCCGTTGGAACAGTCATAAACAAAACTGTTAAGGATTTCTGTCTGCCAGTTTTGAAAGGTCTTTATGGCCTTCTCCATCTCTGGGATTTCCGAAGCTTCAACCAATCGGTAAAACGCTTTTAACTCCTCTTTCACCACGGCAATTTGATCCCTGCCAATCTCTTTGGCACGTGTAAACCATTCTCGATAGTCCTTTTTGAGTTCGTATGCCTTCCTGAGCTCCTCGGACATCTCCAGATAACGCTCTAAATACCAGCGTTCCTCTTCTGTAAGGCGGTCACTGGCCTTGTGGAAGACATGTTTCATTCGCTTGCACTTTTTACGGTCATAGTCGTGAAAATCCTGTTGGACTCGCCTTCTTACCGCATCAAGCGCCCAGTAGATATACCGACAGAAGTAAAATCGATCTGCGATAATAACCGGACGGCCTAGTGCTGCCTGGACGACCGCCTTAAACGATTGGTTCATATCCATAATGACCACTTGGACCTGGCTTCCGTGCTTTTGAAGGTATTGCTTAATGGTTTTTTATACCGATTGGGGAGGATATCCAATGGCTTTTTTGTCACCCCGTCGGCTATGATTAATTGGTATTTGCCTTCCTTCGTATCGCCTTTGTATTCGTCAATGGCAATGATTTTCGGCAATTCCTCAACCGCACGGATTTCACTGCTCGCCAAGCGGTCAAACCGACGGACTACCGTCGACGCAGAAGTGCCATAGTTCTCAGCGGTTTCCTTGAAGGTCTTTCCTTTGATGGCCCGGATGGATACGGCCTGGTTCCACTCAATGGAAGTGCGTTGGTAGCGCTCGACTATGGAGTTTTTCTCAGAGAAACGTTTCCTGCAGCTGCATACATATCTCCGGCGTCTATAAAAAATCTGGGTCTTTCGCTCAAACCATTTCAAATGCTGGATTTTCTGGATCCGGTAATTATGAACACGGCTTATCCTTCTGTTACAACGGGGGCAACGATGCATCTTTCGTTCCATCTCCACATGAAACTGTACAACTTCCCCAACTTGTTCCACTTTGGTCAGGACAACCTCTTTTAAACCAGGAATATTCATGATAAGATTCATATACACGCAACTCCATTCTTTAAACTTGTTTCTGGACAATTCAAGTATAAAGGAATTGGATGTTTGCGTGTATTTTTTATGCAAACGAAAGTGTGTTTAAACCCCAACAAATATTATAGAGCCTTTTTTTATAACAAACCTCCAAAATTGGAAATTCAAAAGCTTTTCCCCTATGGTATGTCTGTCTGCAGAAGGTTAAAAACTAATCTTCAAGGGGGGAATATATTGACTGTTATTACTACCTTTACAGAAAAAAGAAGGGAAAAACAAATCAAATATGAGCGTACCATTCTTCGCGAATTATCGATAAAAATGTTAAAAAACAAATTCCAGCACTTTTTTGGAGCAAACAGGCTAAACAGCGGGTTTTTGCTCCAATCAGGCATTGAAGAAGCTTGTTATGACATAGCCATCGAAGCATTTTTGTTAGGAGCAAAAATGAGTAAGTTTGGTTATCACGGTGAATCAATCGATACTGTACGTCTTCGGTGTGAAAGGGAACTGAATCATTTTATTGAAACACTCTACAATTTCTTTTTGTATTGGGGAAATGGAGAGGAAGGAATATTCAGCGAGTCGCTTTATTATCTTTGTGAACAATATGTTGAATATTGGTGGAGAGAAGGATTCATTAAAGGAGAAAGACGCCGCAAGCTGCGTCTGCATTAATTCCTATTCCCGGTTCTAATCATACCCCCTGCCCCATATATTGAATTGTACAGGGACATGCAGGGGGTAGGGTTAGGTTTATGAGAAAAAATGTGAAAATAGGTGTATTTGCAGTCGGAATCATCATCTTGCTAATCATAATCAAGTATGATTTTATAGAAAATAATTCCTGGAACTCATGGAATCTTCCCTTAACAGGTGAAATTATTTTAATTGATCCGGGTCACGGTGGGCCGGATGGGGGAGCGAGTGCCGAAGACACACTTGAAAAAGATATTGCATTAAATGTTTCGCTTAAAGTAAGGGATTTTTTACAGCACCAAGGTGCCCTTGTGCTTTTGACAAGGGAAACAGATACAGATCTTGCCGATAAAGAAACGAGGGGCTACAGCCGAAGAAAGGTCGAGGATCTTAAACGAAGATTGGAAATGATCAATGAATCGGAAGCTGATTTTTTTGTGAGTATCCATTTAAATGCAATTCCTTCCCCGAGATGGAGCGGAGCCCAAACCTTTTATGCACCCCACATGGAGGAAAACAGAAAAGCGGCAAAATTTATACAGGATGAGCTAATACGTAATTTAGAAAATACAAATCGAAAGGCCAAACCAATTAATAGTGTTTATATCCTAAAGAATGCAGACAAACCGGGCGTTCTTGTAGAAATCGGCTTCCTTTCCAATCCGGCTGAGAAAGAAAACCTGAAAAACGAAGCCTATCAAGAAATGATTGCAGCGTCGATATACAAAGGAATCATTCGATATTTTACAACTGAAAAAGAATTGCAGGAGTCTGATGATTAGGAATCAGAGAAGGCGTTCACTATGTTCGCCTTCTTTTATTTAATTCGTATTAACAGGCAGTTTGACTACCACTGATGGAAGTTTCTCTTTATTTTTTTCAATGGTATTCGGTTAAAATAAGTGTGCTTGAATATACTGTTTATTAAAAATGGTATGTTATACTGATAATTGCAAACGAATACAAAAGGCGGGAGTCGAGTATGTTGACGGAAGAGAAAATTCTTAATATTCTCAATGGGTTAGAAGAACCATTTTTACATAAAACACTGGAAGAATTAAATGCCATTCAAGAAGTGAGAGTAAAAGAAGAAAAAAATCATGTCAGTGTAAAAATCGCGATTGCGAAAACAGGTACAGCAGAACAACTTCAACTGCAAACAAAAGTTGTAAACTTGCTAAAAGAAGCAGGCGCTGAAACAGTTGGAATTCGATTCAGCGAACTTCCGGAAGAGACACTGGAAAAATATACGACTGAAGTGGAATCGAATGACAAGGGCTTGCTGTCTCCGGAAAGCAAGACTACATTTATTGCGATTGCCAGCGGGAAAGGCGGAGTCGGAAAATCTACCATTTCTGTCAATTTAGCTGTTTCTTTAGCACGGTTAGGGAAAAAGGTAGGGCTTATCGACGCCGATATTTATGGATTCAGTGTTCCGGATATGATGGGCATTACAAAGCGTCCCGTTGTGAGAGGCGAGAAAATCATTCCTGTTGAAAGATTTGGCGTAAAAGTGATATCAATGGGCTTTTTTGTAGAGGATAATGCACCGATTATCTGGCGCGGCCCAATGCTTGGCAAAATGCTGAACAATTTCTTTAATGAAGTTGAATGGGGAGATATAGACTTTCTGCTTCTTGATCTTCCTCCCGGAACAGG
The window above is part of the Bacillus methanolicus genome. Proteins encoded here:
- a CDS encoding energy-coupling factor ABC transporter ATP-binding protein, with the protein product MDISLQQVEYRYQADTPFERLAIQDVSIDIPSGTYLAIIGHTGSGKSTVLQHLNALLKPTGGKVIIGDQEITANKKEKRLRNIRQKVGIVFQFPEHQLFEETVEKDICFGPMNFGVSEEEAKKRARQAIKQVGLPENILGKSPFDLSGGQMRRVAIAGVLAMEPEVIVLDEPTAGLDPRGRKEIMEMFYRLHRERNLTTVLVTHSMEDAARYADQIVVMHKGKVFKKGSPEEIFASPEGLIKLGLDVPEIIRFQLKIEQTFQTKLGKTFLSMEELTEAIARLLKRGNPV
- the rpsK gene encoding 30S ribosomal protein S11 codes for the protein MARKTNTRKRRVKKNIENGIAHIRSTFNNTIVTITDVHGNAIAWSSAGALGFKGSRKSTPFAAQMAAETAAKSSMEHGMKSLEVTVKGPGAGREAAIRALQAAGLEVTAIKDVTPVPHNGCRPPKRRRV
- the rplQ gene encoding 50S ribosomal protein L17, which codes for MAYRKLGRTSAQRKAMLRDLATDLIINERIETTETRAKELRSVVEKMITLGKRGDLHARRQAAAFIRNEVANTETEQDALQKLFTDIAPRYEERQGGYTRIMKLGPRRGDGAPMVIIELV
- the map gene encoding type I methionyl aminopeptidase, which codes for MIASKTPREIEIMREACRIVALTHQELKKHISPGITTKELDAIAEQFILKFEAIPSFKGYNGFPGSICASVNNELVHGIPGDRVLKEGDIITIDIGAKYNGYHGDSAWTYPVGKIDEETKRLLDVTKESLYRGLKEAKPGVRLSNVSHAIQTYVESNGFSIVREYAGHGVGQELHEDPQIPHYGPPNKGPRLKTGMVLAIEPMVNAGSRYVKTLADDWTVVTVDGKMCAHFEHTVAITETGCEILTIA
- a CDS encoding adenylate kinase, with the translated sequence MNLVLMGLPGAGKGTQAEKIVEKYNIPHISTGDMFRAAMSEGTELGLKAKSFMDKGELVPDEVTIGIVRERLSKDDCQKGFLLDGFPRTVAQAEALDAMLAGMDKKIDYVIHVDVDQEILMERLTGRRICKSCGATYHLVFNPPTVDGVCDRCGGELYQRADDNSETVQNRLEVNKKQTKPLLDFYESKGYLRNINGQQDIEKVFADIDELLGGLHE
- a CDS encoding energy-coupling factor transporter transmembrane component T family protein, whose protein sequence is MMEKMIFGRYVPADSVIHRLDPRSKLLIVFLFVCIVFLANNSITYGILAVYTFIMMRLSKIPFRFLYGGLKPVLWLVVFTMLLHFFLTKEGQLLFELGPLNIYEEGLRKGIFISLRFFLLILVTSLLTLTTTPIEITDGLETLLKPLDKVKFPVHELALMMSISLRFIPTLMQETDKIMKAQTARGVEFTSGPVKDRIKAIIPLLIPLFVSSFKRAEELAIAMEARGYRGGEGRTKFRQLHWKTVDTVMLVLLGFITILLILFRT
- the truA gene encoding tRNA pseudouridine(38-40) synthase TruA; its protein translation is MQRYKCTISYDGSQFSGYQIQPGKRTIQGEIEAALSKLHKGERIKVSASGRTDAGVHAKGQVIHFDSALAIPTAKWEIALNSILPDDIAVIRVEKAAPGFHARFDALGKEYRYLVHLSPKRDPFKRHYAYQFPYPLDYVAMKEALKYLIGTHDFTSFCSAKTEIEDKVRTIEEIEFFQEGDLLVFRFIGNGFLYNMVRILTGTLLEVGSGSRSPYSIPEILEKKDRKFAGKTAPAHGLYLWKVFY
- a CDS encoding energy-coupling factor ABC transporter ATP-binding protein, whose translation is MEEALVVLDHVSFQYEGQEGFALNDVSFEIREGEWVAIVGHNGSGKSTLAKLLNGLQFPMKGKIKVCGIESTEESVWEIRKKIGMVFQNPDNQFVGTTVQDDVAFGLENNGIPREVMVQRVKEALEKVKMDQFLDQEPHHLSGGQKQRVAIAGILALRPEIIILDEATSMLDPRGREEVLQTIRDLKDSERLTVISITHDLEEAAKADRILVMNKGQLYREGTPEQIFQMDEELIELGLDIPFPVKLSKALRKRGLPVPKYFLSEEELVKELWTSHCNK
- the rpmJ gene encoding 50S ribosomal protein L36, whose product is MKVRPSVKPICEKCKVIRRRGKVMVICENPKHKQKQG
- the infA gene encoding translation initiation factor IF-1, with translation MAKDDVIEVEGTVVETLPNAMFKVELENGHTVLAHVSGKIRMHFIRILPGDKVTVELSPYDLTRGRITYRFK
- a CDS encoding KOW domain-containing RNA-binding protein, with the protein product MIDYDSGPQVGQIVRITSGRDAGQYAIIIRLGEEPFVYLADGEKRKFDRPKKKNIQHLQLIQRISPEVQSSIRETGRVTNGKLRFALAKYKNESKLERMKGDEFDGKR
- the rpsM gene encoding 30S ribosomal protein S13 is translated as MARIAGVDIPREKRVVISLTYIYGIGKATAQKVLAEAGVSEDTRVRDLTEDELNKIRDIVDKLKVEGDLRREVSLNIKRLMEIGCYRGLRHRRGLPVRGQNTKNNARTRKGPRKTVANKKK
- a CDS encoding DNA-directed RNA polymerase subunit alpha; translation: MIEIEKPKIETVEINDDAKYGKFVVEPLERGYGTTLGNSLRRILLSSLPGAAVTSIQIDGVLHEFSTIEGVVEDVTSIILNIKKLALKIYSDEEKMLEIDAQGEGVVTAADITHDSDVEILNPDLHIATLAKNGHLRMRLTAKRGRGYTPAELNKREDQPIGVIPIDSIYTPVSRVQYQVENTRVGQMTNYDKLTLDVWTDGSTGPQEAIALGAKILTEHLNIFVGLTDEAQNAEIMVEKEEDQKEKVLEMTIEELDLSVRSYNCLKRAGINTVQELANKTEEDMMKVRNLGRKSLEEVKHKLEELGLGLRKDD